The following coding sequences are from one Arachis hypogaea cultivar Tifrunner chromosome 7, arahy.Tifrunner.gnm2.J5K5, whole genome shotgun sequence window:
- the LOC112703170 gene encoding uncharacterized protein isoform X2 gives MAFGWLQLTGNLGSLIGGLFSVMIAPITFIGIPGWRISFHIVGLISIVVGTAVYLFANDPHFSKEVENVSNQVPSKTFWSDVKDLVEEGKSVSKIRSFQIIVTQGVTGSFPWLALSFAPMWLELTGFSHEKTAFLIALFVIASSVGGLFGGKMGDILSMRLPNSGRIILAQISSASAIPLAAILLLGLPADPSTAILHGLVLIIMGLFISWNAPAANNPIFAEIVPERSRTSVYALDRSLESILSSFAPPVVGILSQHVYGYKPLPKGSSESQEILTDRENAASLAKSLYMAIGIPMALCCLIYSFLYRTYPRDKERARMEVLIESEMQQIDSDGAAMIEPEELFIGDYDGDGDGDGVDRDEDEENILLYRQSTFSNFQLR, from the exons ATGGCTTTTGGATGGCTTCAGCTAACAGGCAATCTTGGTTCCCTTATTGGTGGACTCTTCTCTGTAATGATAGCTCCGATAACGTTCATTGGTATCCCAGGTTGGAGGATTTCCTTCCATATTGTTGGATTGATAAGCATTGTAGTAGGGACTGCAGTCTACCTATTTGCCAATGATCCACACTTCTCCAAGGAAGTGGAAAATGTGAGCAATCAAGTTCCAAGTAAAACGTTTTGGTCAGACGTGAAAGATCTTGTTGAAGAAGGCAAATCAGTTTCTAAGATTCGGTCTTTCCAGATTATTGTTACACAGGGTGTCACTGGTTCCTTTCCATGGTTAGCTTTGTCATTTGCACCAATGTGGTTAGAGCTTACCGGCTTCTCCCACGAGAAAACTGCTTTCCTCATAGCTTTATTTGTTATTGCTAGCTCAGTTGGGGGTTTGTTTGGAGGTAAGATGGGGGATATCCTTTCCATGCGCCTTCCCAATTCTGGGAGGATAATTCTAGCACAGATAAGCTCTGCATCAGCAATTCCTTTAGCAGCAATCCTTTTGCTTGGATTACCGGCTGATCCATCTACAGCAATACTTCATGGCTTGGTTTTGATTATCATGGGGCTCTTCATATCTTGGAATGCTCCAGCTGCAAATAA TCCAATTTTCGCAGAGATAGTTCCGGAGAGATCCCGAACAAGTGTGTACGCACTTGACCGTTCTTTGGAGTCTATACTATCATCTTTTGCACCCCCTGTAGTGGGGATTTTGTCTCAACATGTTTATGGATATAAGCCCCTCCCTAAAGGATCTAGTGAATCTCAAGAGATTTTAACAGATAGAGAGAATGCAGCATCATTGGCCAAGTCGCTTTACATGGCAATAGGAATTCCGATGGCTCTCTGCTGTTTGATATACTCGTTCCTTTACAGGACCTACCCAAGGGACAAGGAAAGAGCTCGGATGGAGGTGTTAATAGAGTCAGAGATGCAGCAAATCGATTCAGATGGTGCAGCAATGATTGAACCAGAAGAACTGTTTATTGGGGAttatgatggtgatggtgatggtgatggtgttgatcgtgatgaagatgaagaaaacATATTGCTCTACCGGCAGTCCACATTTTCAAACTTCCAACTTAGGTAA
- the LOC112703170 gene encoding uncharacterized protein isoform X1, with translation MKMKAETVTLILVNLAGIMERADESLLPGVYKEVGAALHTDPTGLGSLTLFRSIVQSSCYPLAAYLAVHHNRAHVIALGAFLWAAATFLVAFSSTFLQIAVSRALNGIGLALVAPAIQSLVADSTDDSNRGMAFGWLQLTGNLGSLIGGLFSVMIAPITFIGIPGWRISFHIVGLISIVVGTAVYLFANDPHFSKEVENVSNQVPSKTFWSDVKDLVEEGKSVSKIRSFQIIVTQGVTGSFPWLALSFAPMWLELTGFSHEKTAFLIALFVIASSVGGLFGGKMGDILSMRLPNSGRIILAQISSASAIPLAAILLLGLPADPSTAILHGLVLIIMGLFISWNAPAANNPIFAEIVPERSRTSVYALDRSLESILSSFAPPVVGILSQHVYGYKPLPKGSSESQEILTDRENAASLAKSLYMAIGIPMALCCLIYSFLYRTYPRDKERARMEVLIESEMQQIDSDGAAMIEPEELFIGDYDGDGDGDGVDRDEDEENILLYRQSTFSNFQLR, from the exons atgaaaatgaaggcAGAAACTGTTACACTTATTCTGGTGAACCTGGCAGGGATAATGGAGAGAGCAGATGAGTCATTGCTACCAGGTGTGTACAAGGAAGTTGGTGCAGCACTTCACACTGACCCAACTGGCCTTGGCTCACTCACTCTTTTCCGATCCATTGTGCAGAGCTCTTGCTACCCCTTAGCTGCCTACCTCGCCGTCCACCACAACCGCGCCCATGTCATTGCTCTCGGCGCTTTTCTTTGGGCCGCTGCCACCTTTCTTGTTGCGTTCTCCTCTACTTTCCTTCAG ATAGCTGTATCGCGAGCGTTGAATGGGATTGGCCTTGCATTAGTAGCACCTGCAATTCAGTCCCTTGTGGCCGATTCAACAGATGATAGCAATCGTGGAATGGCTTTTGGATGGCTTCAGCTAACAGGCAATCTTGGTTCCCTTATTGGTGGACTCTTCTCTGTAATGATAGCTCCGATAACGTTCATTGGTATCCCAGGTTGGAGGATTTCCTTCCATATTGTTGGATTGATAAGCATTGTAGTAGGGACTGCAGTCTACCTATTTGCCAATGATCCACACTTCTCCAAGGAAGTGGAAAATGTGAGCAATCAAGTTCCAAGTAAAACGTTTTGGTCAGACGTGAAAGATCTTGTTGAAGAAGGCAAATCAGTTTCTAAGATTCGGTCTTTCCAGATTATTGTTACACAGGGTGTCACTGGTTCCTTTCCATGGTTAGCTTTGTCATTTGCACCAATGTGGTTAGAGCTTACCGGCTTCTCCCACGAGAAAACTGCTTTCCTCATAGCTTTATTTGTTATTGCTAGCTCAGTTGGGGGTTTGTTTGGAGGTAAGATGGGGGATATCCTTTCCATGCGCCTTCCCAATTCTGGGAGGATAATTCTAGCACAGATAAGCTCTGCATCAGCAATTCCTTTAGCAGCAATCCTTTTGCTTGGATTACCGGCTGATCCATCTACAGCAATACTTCATGGCTTGGTTTTGATTATCATGGGGCTCTTCATATCTTGGAATGCTCCAGCTGCAAATAA TCCAATTTTCGCAGAGATAGTTCCGGAGAGATCCCGAACAAGTGTGTACGCACTTGACCGTTCTTTGGAGTCTATACTATCATCTTTTGCACCCCCTGTAGTGGGGATTTTGTCTCAACATGTTTATGGATATAAGCCCCTCCCTAAAGGATCTAGTGAATCTCAAGAGATTTTAACAGATAGAGAGAATGCAGCATCATTGGCCAAGTCGCTTTACATGGCAATAGGAATTCCGATGGCTCTCTGCTGTTTGATATACTCGTTCCTTTACAGGACCTACCCAAGGGACAAGGAAAGAGCTCGGATGGAGGTGTTAATAGAGTCAGAGATGCAGCAAATCGATTCAGATGGTGCAGCAATGATTGAACCAGAAGAACTGTTTATTGGGGAttatgatggtgatggtgatggtgatggtgttgatcgtgatgaagatgaagaaaacATATTGCTCTACCGGCAGTCCACATTTTCAAACTTCCAACTTAGGTAA